Proteins encoded within one genomic window of Psilocybe cubensis strain MGC-MH-2018 chromosome 2, whole genome shotgun sequence:
- a CDS encoding DDB1- and CUL4-associated factor 7-like protein (DDB1- and CUL4-associated factor 7 homolog), translating into MTQTTMLQYEAPWPVHSLDWCKSSAPGQQLRPRSAFRLGVGSFTENYQNQIAVVGLQDERVLVEDDFTDYPDFVTLCEAYHGYPATSLQWQPASATNHPWSQKSAVTELLATTGDALRVWEYSGDGSSNTSSYVGRPPISSGHSLTMKTALSGQSKVQNQSAGAPLTNFSWNEKSPNLIVTASIDTTCTVWNIDTSTAMTQLIAHDREVYDVAWLPGSTDIFVSVGADGSLRAFDLRSLEHSTILYETPAPKTIPPPTSNPSATARPPTSPLLRIAFNPSDSNYMSTFHMDGSDVQILDMRSPGQPVIELRGHHAPINALGWGSAERPLLATAGDDCQVLLWDLVNYTQGAASPRSAGSRLNSPRPDAKKRVVTEPVMAYTAASQITNLAWSPQIQGMTMNSGYSTTSGEWLAIASGKTIKALKV; encoded by the exons ATGACCCAAACGACCATGTTACAGTATGAAGCACCCT GGCCTGTCCACAGTCTTGACTGGTGTAAATCATCTGCCCCAGGCCAACAACTGCGCCCGCGATCGGCCTTCCGTCTCGGGGTTGGATCCTTTACAGAAAAttatcaaaatcaaatcGCAGTTGTAGGCCTGCAGGATGAACGAGTTCTAGTGGAAGACGATTTTACCGACTATCCTGATTTTGTTACTCTTTGTGAGGCATATCATGGATATCCTGCCACTAGCCTTCAATGGCAACCAGCCTCTGCCACAAACCATCCTTGGTCTCAAAAGTCAGCAGTGACAGAGCTTTTAGCCACCACTGGTGACGCTTTGAGAGTTTGGGAGTATAGTGGTGACGGTTCTTCAAATACATCATCCTATGTGGGACGACCTCCAATTTCCTCGGGACACAGTTTGACGATGAAAACAGCGTTATCGGGG CAGTCCAAAGTCCAGAATCAGTCTGCAGGCGCCCCCCTCACAAACTTCTCTTGGAACGAAAAGTCTCCCAATCTCATTGTAACAGCATCCATCGATACCACATGCACAGTGTGGAACATTGATACATCAACAGCAATGACCCAGTTAATCGCGCACGACCGTGAAGTGTACGATGTAGCATGGTTACCTGGGTCAACAGATATATTCGTGTCTGTAGGCGCTGACGGCAGTTTACGTGCCTTCGATCTTCGTAGCCTCGAGCATTCAACCATTTTGTATGAAACCCCGGCGCCAAAGACTATTCCACCTCCCACCTCCAACCCATCTGCAACTGCACGTCCTCCTACCTCCCCGTTACTAAGAATTGCTTTCAACCCTTCCGATTCAAATTACATGTCTACCTTTCACATGGATGGGTCGGACGTCCAGATTCTTGACATGCGAAGCCCAGGGCAACCAGTGATAGAGCTACGGGGTCACCATGCACCCATCAATGCTCTTGGGTGGGGTTCCGCTGAGCGTCCTTTGTTGGCCACAGCAG GCGATGATTGTCAAGTCCTTTTATGGGATCTGGTAAATTATACTCAAGGAGCTGCTTCTCCTCGAAGTGCAGGATCACGTTTGAACTCTCCCCGTCCAGATGCCAAGAAGAGAGTGGTCACCGAACCAGTCATGGCATACACGGCCGCCAGCCAAATAACCAATCTCGCATGGTCGCCCCAGATCCAAGGCATGACAATGAATTCTGGCTATTCAACTACGAGTGGAGAGTGGTTAGCCATTGCCTCTGGAAAGACAATCAAAGCATTGAAGGTATAA
- a CDS encoding Solute carrier family 28 member 3 produces the protein MASTFESPNAVRRTASASSSSLKEKEKADVTEPAVFLSTDEEENGKSSGKYEVYRPYILGATALVILGWWISATVLEATRHRWIVQTLFAWFFILVIAFRFIPNTVVTKPVEAFWAPCVSKPWFALNYRARLAFGWLCLLALVFGSAFGFKLTNGATYSDRGIPLVGLFLFQFGFWASSKKHSAVPWPTVIVGLILQQAIALFVLKSGAGFSIFKWIATLAGDFLGRSQAGAQFFFDEETYNKHWFFIGTLGSIIFFIAFVQMLYYLGVMQWVIAKFAWFFFKLMNVSGAEAVVAAASPFVGQGESACLVRPYVDLMTESELHVTMTSGFSTIAGSVLVAYMNLGVPATTLVTSSVMSIPASLSISKMRSPELEEPLTRGNVTIDRGAEDTKNPPANAIHAFSQGALFGLIVAGQILTNVLTVLSLVATVNGLLTWVGRGFGIGNLTLELILGYVFYPITFFLGVPRSEILKVGQLFAKKLIANEFSAYEDLKKLNDAGNISARAYTIASYGLCGFANLGSLGIQIGVLGALAPSKGRVIARIAFSAMVCGFLCTLQTAGIVAMLI, from the exons ATGGCCTCCACCTTCGAGTCCCCCAACGCTGTTCGTCGTACGGCGtccgcctcttcttcttccttgaaagagaaagagaaggcaGACGTTACAGAACCTGCCGTTTTTCTGAGTACGGACGAGGAGGAAAACGGAAAATCTTCTGGTAAATATGAGGTCTATAGGCCATACATTTTGGGGGCAACAGCACTCGTCATTCTGGGATGGTGGATCAGTGCAACAGTGCTGGAAGCAACTAGACACAGATG GATCGTTCAGACTCTGTTTGCATGGTTTTTTATCCT TGTCATTGCTTTCCGTTTCATTCCAAACACTGTTGTCACTAAACCGGTGGAAGCGTTTTGGGCTCCCTGCGTCTCAAAGCCTTGGTTCGCGCTAAACTACAGGGCACGGTTAGCGTTTGGCTGGCTCTGCCTTCTCGCCCTGGTCTTTGGGTCAGCATTCGGCTTCAAACTTACCAAC GGCGCAACCTATTCTGATCGAGGTATTCCTCTTGTCGGACTTTTCCTCTTCCAATTCGGGTTTTGGGCATCATCCAAAAAGCACAGCGCTGTTCCTTG GCCGACTGTAATCGTTGGTCTCATTCTTCAGCAGGCTATTGCCCTTTTTGTCCTTAAGTCAGGAGCCGgtttttccattttcaaatgGATCGCAACACTCGCTGGAGACTTTTTGGGGCGTTCTCAAGCAGGAGCACAGTTCTTCTTTGATGAAGAAACATACAACAAACATTGGTTCTTCATTGGCACT CTGGGTTCTATTATCTTCTTTATTGCATTTGTTCAAATGCTTTACTATCTGGGTGTCATGCAATGGGTTATTGCTAAATT TGCCTGGTTTTTCTTCAAACTGATGAACGTATCCGGTGCCGAGGCCGTTGTAGCGGCAGCTTCGCCTTTTGTTGGACAAG GCGAATCTGCTTGCCTTGTCCGTCCGTATGTGGATT TGATGACTGAATCTGAGCTTC ATGTTACTATGACGTCGGGTTTCTCCACCATCGCTGGTTCAGTGTTGGTTGCGTATATGAACCTCGGAGTGCCCGCAACAACTCTCGTCACCTCCTCTGTAATGAGTATTCCCGCGTCGCTTTCCATAAGTAAGATGAGAAGTCCGGAGCTTGAGGAGCCTCTTACTCGTGGTAACGTCACCATTGATCGCGGTGCTGAGGATACCAAGAATCCCCCA GCCAACGCCATCCACGCTTTCAGTCAGGGCGCCCTATTTGGGTTGATAGTGGCGGGTCAAATCTT GACGAACGTACTTACCGTCCTTTCACTTGTTGCAAC GGTCAACGGCCTCTTGACCTGGGTTGGCCGTGGCTTTGGCATCGGTAACCTCACACTGGAGTTGATCCTTGGTTACGTTTTTTATCCAATCACCTTCTTTTTGGGAGTCCCGCGATCCGAAATTTTGAAGGTTGGACAACTCTTTGCCAAGAAGCTCATTGCGAATGAGTTTTCAGCATACGAGGacttgaagaaattgaatgatGCAGGCAATATTTCCGCTCGCGCATATACCATTGCTTCGTACGGCCTCTGCGGTTTCGCCAATCTTGGATCCTTAGGCATTCAAATCGGAGTCCTTGGAGCTTTGGCACCGTCAAAAGGAAGGGTTATAGCCAGAATAGCCTTTTCGGCCATGGTATGCGGCTTCCTTTGTACCTTGCAAACTGCCGGCATTGT TGCTATGCTTATTTAA